In a genomic window of Ipomoea triloba cultivar NCNSP0323 chromosome 3, ASM357664v1:
- the LOC116013898 gene encoding probable tocopherol O-methyltransferase, chloroplastic — protein sequence MAGTCKYGASVQIQWRLGACRHPTPTQNILLSPCGHLYKAKGKGVLLCRHSRPSVLSRSSSRRICSFSFGKMNSGDENGGVTAASAVLSSSAAAVEAEQQKLKKGIAEFYDESSGIWEEIWGDHMHHGFYEPQASVSLSDHRAAQIRMIEEALRFASVSEDPEKRPKNIVDVGCGIGGSSRYLARKYSARSEGITLSPNQAKRAQALAAAQGLGEKVSFQVADALNQPFPDGEFDLVWSMESGEHMPDKAKFVSELARVAAPGGTIIIVTWCHRDLSPTEQSLRPEEQQLLNKICSAFYLPAWCSAADYVKLLQSNSLQDIKVADWSENVAPFWPAVIKSALSWKGITSLLSTGWKTIRGALVMPLMIQGYKKGLIKFAIITCRKSDE from the exons ATGGCTGGCACGTGCAAATATGGTGCGTCCGTCCAGATCCAATGGAGGCTTGGCGCGTGTCGTCACCCGACACCTACTCAGAATATTCTTCTCTCCCCTTGCGGCCATCTCTATAAGGCCAAGGGAAAAGGAGTCTTATTGTGCCGACATAGCCGCCCTTCTGTACTGAGCAGATCTAGTAGTAGGAGAATTTGTTCTTTCAGTTTCGGAAAGATGAACAGCGGCGACGAGAACGGCGGAGTGACGGCTGCGAGTGCGGTGTTGTCGTCGTCTGCGGCGGCGGTTGAGGCGGAGCAGCAGAAGCTGAAGAAAGGGATCGCGGAGTTCTACGATGAGTCTTCCGGGATATGGGAGGAGATATGGGGAGACCATATGCACCACGGCTTCTACGAGCCGCAGGCGTCCGTCTCCCTCTCCGACCACCGCGCCGCTCAGATCCGTATGATCGAAGAGGCCCTCCGTTTCGCCTCCGTTTCCG AGGATCCAGAGAAGAGACCAAAGAACATAGTAGATGTTGGATGTGGTATTGGAGGCAGTTCTAGGTACTTAGCCAGGAAATATTCTGCCAGGTCTGAGGGCATCACTCTAAGCCCTAACCAAGCAAAGAGGGCTCAAGCTCTGGCTGCTGCCCAGGGATTGGGGGAAAAG GTTTCTTTTCAAGTTGCAGATGCGCTGAATCAGCCCTTTCCTGATGGAGAATTTGATTTGGTGTGGTCCATGGAGAGTGGCGAACACATGCCAGACAAAGCAAAG TTTGTTTCGGAGCTGGCACGAGTGGCAGCCCCAGGCGGCACAATCATCATAGTTACATGGTGCCACAGGGATCTTTCCCCTACAGAACAGTCTTTGCGCCCAGAAGAGCAACAACTGTTGAACAAGATATGCAGTGCTTTTTATCTCCCCGCATGGTGTTCTGCTGCTGATTATGTAAAGCTACTCCAATCCAACTCTCTTCAG GACATCAAGGTCGCGGATTGGTCTGAAAACGTTGCCCCTTTCTGGCCAGCAGTAATAAAATCAGCATTGTCATGGAAAGGCATTACATCACTGCTAAGCACTG gATGGAAAACAATAAGAGGAGCTCTGGTAATGCCGCTGATGATTCAAGGGTACAAGAAAGGTCTGATCAAATTTGCCATCATTACCTGTCGGAAATCTGATGAATGA